The genomic segment CCAGACCTGCTCGGTATCGGTGAGCGCGAGCCCGCGCAGCGCGTCGTAGTCGAACGTGCTGGCGCCGCCCTTGAAGTACAGGTACAGGATCGCGACGAGCATGAGGAGCCCGCCGATGAGCGTGTAGAGGAAGAATTTGATCGCCGCGTACCGCCGGTTCTCGCCACCCCAGACGCCGATCAGCGCGTACATCGGCACGAGCATGGCCTCGAAGAACACGTAGAACAGGATCAGGTCCAGCGCGGTGAACACGCCGATCACGGCGGTCTCCAACACGAGCACCGCGATGTAGAAGCCCTTGGTGCGCTCGCTGACGTGGCCCCACGTGGCGAGGACGGCCAGTGGGATGATGAACGTCGACAGCATGACCAGCGGCCAGGTGATGCCGTCCACGCCGAGCTGGTAGTTGATGCCCCACCCGGGGATCCACGGGACCTTCTCGACCAGCTGGAAGCCGGGCTCACCGACCTCGAAGGCGGGGAACAGCGCGAGTGACAGCACGAAGACGATGACCGTTGCCGCCAGTGTGATGCGGCGGATCGCCTCTCCGCGGTGCGCGGGGATCACTCCAACCACGAGCGCGGCCACCGCGGGCAGCCAGATCAGCATCGACAGCAACGGCAGGTCAGCCAAGACCAACTCCAGGCAGAGTCACGAGCGTGCGTCAGCACGATATCGCCCCGTGCAGCTCTGCGCGAAGCCGCCGTCGCGCCGTCCGCGGGCGCGTGGGAGACTCGAGGTGTGCACGACCTGGTGATCGTCGGGGCGGGGCCCGCGGGGTCGGCTGCCGCGCTGGCGGCGCTGGCTGCGCGCCCCGACAGCTCCGTGCTGTTGCTCGACCGGGCCCGGTTCCCCCGTGACAAGGCCTGCGGGGACGCGATCGGTTCACACGCGGTCCGGGTGCTCGACGCCCTCGGCGCGACGTCCGCCGTTGCAGGTTATCCAACGATGGCGCGGTTCGAGCTGTCGGACGGTGACGTCGTCGTCCGAGCGCCGTTGCGCGGCGCGACGTTCACCGTGCCGCGACGCGTGTTCGACGACCGCCTCCGCTCCGCGGCCGTGGTGTCCGGCGCACATGTCACACGCCACCACGTCCGGCGGCTGGAACGCTCCGAGGACCACGTCGTCCTCGATGGCAGCGTCGCGGCGCGTGCGGTGGTCGCCGCGGACGGCGCGAACTCCCGGATCCGGCGCCTGCTGGGCCACGACCGCAACCCCCCGCGAGCCCTGGCCGTGGCGATGCGCGGGTACGCGGCAGCGGGACGTGCCCTGGATCAGCGGATCGTGCTCGACGACGCGCACTGGCCGGCGTACGGTTGGTCGTTCGCGATCGGTGATGGCACGGCCAACGTCGGCTGGGGCACGACGGTCGCCGCCCTCCGCGAGGGACCGGTCGGCGGAGCGCAGCGCGTGGCGTTCGAGGAACGGGTGACGACCGTCAGCGGGCGACCGGTACGTGACCTCCGGGCGCACCACCTCCCGTTGTCGACGTGGCGGCCACCGCTGTTCGACGGGCGTGTCCTGCTGACGGGCGATGCGGCGTCGCTGGTCAACCCGCTGTCGGGCGAGGGCATCTTCTACGCCCTGCTGTCGGGCGCGCTCGCCGGACGCGCCGCTGTCACGGCACGGGCGCCCGGTCCCAGCTACGCGTGCCAGCTTCGACGCCGTCTGGGATGGCACCTGCGGCACACCCGCGTGGCGTCAGCGATGCTCTTCCTCCGGGCGGTGCGTCGCGCCGGTCTACGCGCCGCCGCCGTGCCCCGCGCGTTCGACGACCTGACCGAGCTGGCGCTCGGTGACGGCTGCATCACCCCCGCGCTGGCGCTTGCGCTGCTTCGCTCTGCGTGAGACCGAACGCACGGTGTGGACCGTGCGCCTCGCAGACCCATACCGTGCAACCACCGTGCGTTCAGGACGAAACGCAAGGTGGTTGACGTTGGGGCGTGTCGGGCGCGCGAGGGAGCCGCCGCGCGTTGGGGCGGTCAGCTGTCGTCGGGGACCAACCACAGCGTCGCCAGCGGCGGCACGAACACCCGGGCGGACGCCGTCATGCCGTGCCACGGCTCGTCGGTCGCCTCGATGACGCCCATGTTGCCGAGGTTGCCGCCGCCGTAGCCCTCGGCGTCGGTGTTGAGGCGCTCCCGCCACCGCCCGGCCTGCGGCATGCCGAAGCGCTGGTCGTCGCGGGGGACCGGCGACAGGTTCACGATGCACACCAGCGGCTGCCCCTCGGCGCTGTAGCGCACGAACGACAGCAGGTTGGCGTCGGCGTTGTTCGCGTCGATCCAGCGGAAGCCCTGCGGGTCGTGGTCGCGCTCCCACAGTTGCGGAAGGTCTCTGTAGACCTGGTTCAGGTCGCCCACGAGGCGGTGCAGGCCTCGGTGGTCCGCCTCGGCCATCAGGTCCCAGTCGAGTGGGCGGTCCTCGCTCCACTCGCGCCACTGGCCGAACTCGCCGCCCATGAACAGCAGCTGCTTGCCGGGATGGGCCCACATGTAGCCGTACAGCGCCCGCAGGTTCGCGAACTTCTGCCAGCGGTCGCCGGGCATCTTGTCGAGCAGGCTGCGCTTGCCGTGGACGACCTCGTCGTGCGACAGCGGAAGCACGTAGTTCTCGCTCCATGCATACAGCAGCCCGAAGGTCAGCTCGTTGTGGTGGAAGCGGCGGTGGATCGGGTCACGGGAGAAGTACGACAACGTGTCGTGCATCCACCCCATGTTCCACTTGAAGCCGAAGCCGAGCCCGCCGAGGTGGACCGGTCGTGACACGCCCGGCCAGGCGGTCGACTCCTCGGCGATCAGCAGCGCGCCGGGGTTGCGGCCGTACACCGTCGTCGCGGTCTCCTTGAGGAACTCGATCGCCTCGAGGTTCTCATTGCCGCCGTAGGCGTTGGGAACCCACTCGCCCTCCTCGCGCGAGTAGTCCAGGTACAACATCGACGCGACCGCGTCGACCCGCAGGCCATCGACGTGCAGCTCCTCCAGCCAGTACAGCGCGCTGGCCAGCAGGAAGTTGCGGACCTCGTTGCGCCCGAAGTTGTACACGAGCGTCCCCCAGTCGGGGTGCTCGCCCTGGCGCGGGTCGGCGTGCTCGTAGAGCGCGGTGCCGTCGAAGCGGGCAAGCGCCCACTCGTCCCTGGGGAAGTGGGCGGGCACCCAGTCGATGATGACCCCGACGCCCCGCTGGTGCAGGTGGTCGACGAGGTAGCGGAAGTCGTCGGGTGAGCCGAAGCGCGACGTCGGCGCGAACTGCCCGGTGACCTGGTAGCCCCAGGAGCCGGCGAAGGGGTGCTCTGCAACGGGCAGCATCTCGACATGGGTGAAGCCGAGCTCGTCGGCGTAGTCGGCCAGCTGGTGCGCCATCTCGCGATAGGTCAGCGGCCGGCCGTCGTCGTGGCGCCACGATCCGAGGTGCACCTCGTAGATCGACAGCGGCTGCTGGTGCCACTGCTGCCCGGGGCGGCTGGCCATCCAGTCGCCGTCACGCCACTCGTGGCTCGACACGAAGACCCGGCTGGCATTGTCCGGTGGCGTCTGGGTGTGGAAGGCGAACGGATCGGCGTGCAGCGTCAGGTGGCCGTCGGCGCGCAGGACCTCGTACTTGTAGATGGTGCCGTCACCGATGTCGGGGACGAACAGCTCCCAGATGCCTGTGCCCAGCATGCGCATGGGGTTGCGACGCCCATCCCAGTCGTTGAAGGCCCCGACGAGGCGGACCGACTGCGCGTTGGGGGCCCAGACGGCGAACGCCGTGCCCTCGACGCCCTCGATCGTGGTGACATGTGCGCCGAGCCTGCGCCACAGCTCCTCGTGACGTCCTTCGCCGGCGAGGTGCAGGTCGGTGTCGCCGAGGGTGGGCCAGAACGCGTAGGGGTCCCGCGCGGTGAACTCGACGCCCTCGTCGGTGCGCATGCGGAGGCGGTAGCCATCGGCGGTCAGCTTGGCCCGGACCAGGGCCTCGAAGAAGCCGCCGTCGGCGGTACGCGTCGCGGTGACCGACTGCTCGGCCGCCGTGCGCCGGTCGGCGTCGCCCTCCTTCGTCGTGTCACCCCAGATCACGTCGACCTCCGCGACGTCGGGGCGCAGGACCCGCACGACCGTGCCGTCGCGGTGCTCGTGCAGACCGAGGACCCGGTGCGGGTTGATGTGTGTGCCGTTGAGCAGCGCCTCGACGTCGTCACGTGCGGCGTGCCATGCGGTGGATGACATGAGTCGTCCTCTCGTTGGACTGACCGTTCCCTGCGCGTCCGGGGTCATGCGATCCAGGATCCGCTGGACACCCCCGACGGGGATGGCGAGCCAGTCGGGCCGGTAGGCCCGTTCGTAGGCGATCTCGTAGACCGCCTTGTGCAGTTCGAACAGTGCGAGCAGGGCCGGGTCGACACGGGAGGCTGCCGCCTCGTAGCCTCCGAGGTAGTGCCGGCGCGCGGCGTCGCGCCACGCCGCGAACCGTGCCGGTAGCTCGTTGGCCTCGGCGGGCTCGGACGTTGCCGGCCCGGCCGGGTCCGCCGCTGCTGCACGCGCACCCGACGCGGCGGCGTAGTCGAACGAGCGGAGCATCCCGGCGACGTCCCGCGCCGGCGGGCCCGGGGCACGCCGCTGCTCGACGGGTGCGGCGGGCTCGCCCTCGAAGTCGAGCAGCTGCCACCCGTCGGGGGCGGCGAGCACCTGACCGAGGTGCAGGTCACCGTGGATGCGCGATACCAGGCCCGCGTCGTCGATCTGGCCGGCGGCGGTGTCGACCAGGCGGTGCAGTGCGGCGGTGTCGATCCCCTCGATCGGGCGCTCGCCGAGGACCCGCTCGATCTGCTCATGGACCTCGGCGACCCAGCTGGCGACGTCGTCGCGGGTCGCAGCTCTGCTGGTCAGGACGGCCGCGAGGTCCGCGTGGACCCGCGCGGTCGCGCCTCCCAGCTCGTCGACCGCGCGGATCAGGTCGCGGTCCTGCGGTGGGGTGGCATCGTCGGTCAGCGCCTCGGTGGCGTCGGCCACCGCGAGGCGCCACGCGTCCCGGCCGTGCACCACGTAGCTGCTGACCACGCCCAGTGGTGTGTCGGCGGGGGCGCCGCGCAACGTCAGCGCCCCGATCTGCGCCGGGACATCGGCGCTGCCGACCCGGGTCAGGGCCGCGGTCAGCTCGATGTCGGGGTT from the Euzebyales bacterium genome contains:
- a CDS encoding NAD(P)/FAD-dependent oxidoreductase, which produces MHDLVIVGAGPAGSAAALAALAARPDSSVLLLDRARFPRDKACGDAIGSHAVRVLDALGATSAVAGYPTMARFELSDGDVVVRAPLRGATFTVPRRVFDDRLRSAAVVSGAHVTRHHVRRLERSEDHVVLDGSVAARAVVAADGANSRIRRLLGHDRNPPRALAVAMRGYAAAGRALDQRIVLDDAHWPAYGWSFAIGDGTANVGWGTTVAALREGPVGGAQRVAFEERVTTVSGRPVRDLRAHHLPLSTWRPPLFDGRVLLTGDAASLVNPLSGEGIFYALLSGALAGRAAVTARAPGPSYACQLRRRLGWHLRHTRVASAMLFLRAVRRAGLRAAAVPRAFDDLTELALGDGCITPALALALLRSA
- the glgB gene encoding 1,4-alpha-glucan branching protein GlgB, which codes for MSVDARPLRAWLHGRRWFQGKDRTVDTVTVVDSATLLSLARWLLVEVRYDRGASERYQLVLVDGDAVADAGEAVALAGGAWTDATADPVVLGELARLAADGGEIATDGGRVIEGQPCAATEVPADGRALGVEQSNTSVVFGDRAVLKLFRRLDTGVNPDIELTAALTRVGSADVPAQIGALTLRGAPADTPLGVVSSYVVHGRDAWRLAVADATEALTDDATPPQDRDLIRAVDELGGATARVHADLAAVLTSRAATRDDVASWVAEVHEQIERVLGERPIEGIDTAALHRLVDTAAGQIDDAGLVSRIHGDLHLGQVLAAPDGWQLLDFEGEPAAPVEQRRAPGPPARDVAGMLRSFDYAAASGARAAAADPAGPATSEPAEANELPARFAAWRDAARRHYLGGYEAAASRVDPALLALFELHKAVYEIAYERAYRPDWLAIPVGGVQRILDRMTPDAQGTVSPTRGRLMSSTAWHAARDDVEALLNGTHINPHRVLGLHEHRDGTVVRVLRPDVAEVDVIWGDTTKEGDADRRTAAEQSVTATRTADGGFFEALVRAKLTADGYRLRMRTDEGVEFTARDPYAFWPTLGDTDLHLAGEGRHEELWRRLGAHVTTIEGVEGTAFAVWAPNAQSVRLVGAFNDWDGRRNPMRMLGTGIWELFVPDIGDGTIYKYEVLRADGHLTLHADPFAFHTQTPPDNASRVFVSSHEWRDGDWMASRPGQQWHQQPLSIYEVHLGSWRHDDGRPLTYREMAHQLADYADELGFTHVEMLPVAEHPFAGSWGYQVTGQFAPTSRFGSPDDFRYLVDHLHQRGVGVIIDWVPAHFPRDEWALARFDGTALYEHADPRQGEHPDWGTLVYNFGRNEVRNFLLASALYWLEELHVDGLRVDAVASMLYLDYSREEGEWVPNAYGGNENLEAIEFLKETATTVYGRNPGALLIAEESTAWPGVSRPVHLGGLGFGFKWNMGWMHDTLSYFSRDPIHRRFHHNELTFGLLYAWSENYVLPLSHDEVVHGKRSLLDKMPGDRWQKFANLRALYGYMWAHPGKQLLFMGGEFGQWREWSEDRPLDWDLMAEADHRGLHRLVGDLNQVYRDLPQLWERDHDPQGFRWIDANNADANLLSFVRYSAEGQPLVCIVNLSPVPRDDQRFGMPQAGRWRERLNTDAEGYGGGNLGNMGVIEATDEPWHGMTASARVFVPPLATLWLVPDDS